The DNA sequence TTCCATCCGGAGATCTCACCCGCGGTGTGGGCCACCTGGCAGGCGAGCTGGGCAGCCAACCGCCAGGGTCAACTGGTCGTCGAACGCGGTATCGACCTGGACAAGATCACGGCCGAGATCACCGCTCGCGCGGCTGAATCGAGAGAGAACTGCGCGACCTTGCTCGACGCCTTCCTGAAACTGGCTCACGCACCGGTGTAAGGCGGTACGGCCAGGCAGGGAACGGGTCGGGGATGCGCGGGATCGAGGGCGTTGAGCACAAACGCCGAACTGCGCTGGTTGGACACGATCGACAGATGATCTGAGCGGTCCTGCGAGCACGTGTCCTGCACAACGATGTTGGTGACCTCGATGCCGGGCGGCCCGGCCAGGATGCCGCTGGTGTACGGGGTCACGAGCTGGTCGTAGCGGGTGACGATGTTCGTGTAGTCGATGCCGGCGACGTATGGGCCGTCAGGGGCATCGATGGCCGCCGCGAAGTCACCGTCGCCGGGTGAAGCGGTGCAGTCAGGGCATTCGGTGTCGGGTACTGCAGCGGGCGGCAATCCCAATCGGTCGGCAAACATCTTCACCAGCTCCGACCGGCCCTCGCCGTCGCCGTCCGATCCCTGCCAGTACGGCGCGAGTGAGACATACTTGTCGATCTTTCCCGCGCCCCCGTAGTACTTCGCCCAGTAGGTCGGGATCTGTGTGCCCTGCGAATGACCCACGATGTCGACCTGTGCGGCGCCTGTCTTCGCCAGCACGTTGTCGACGAACACCTTGAGCTCCCAGGCGCTGACGTCCTTGGCGCCCAGCCCGCCGATCCGCGACAACGGCCACTGCTGCGACAACTCGCCATAGGTGAGCGCGAACACGCAGTAACCCTCGTTCTTGAGCACCGGCACCAGCGAAATCCAGTTGGTCTGCTGACTGCCCGCGGTGCCGTGGACCAGTACCACCGGATCAGGGTGCTGAGCAGACGGCTTGCATGCGTAATCGTTGGACCCGGGCAGCGAGCCATTCGGGTTGGCGAGTTCGGCGGGTATGCCGGCCAGAAAGTTGTACTGCACCGGCAGCGGAGCCGCCTGCGCGCTCTGCGCCAGCCCGACGGTTGTCAGACCGACCAGGACCGCTGTCACCAACGCCTGCCTGAACCACCGCATGTGATGCCCTCCCGCTCGCCGATCCCTGCCCGGAAGTTAGCACCGAAGCGGTGCGGCCACCTACGGGTCGGGCGGAATGTCTTCTGTGGGCATCACCAGATCAAGACGCACACCCAACAAGCGGATCGGGCGGTCGAGCTCGAACTTGTGGAGCACCTCGAGCATCGCCGCCTCGATCACGGTGGCGTCGGTGGTCGGGGCGGGCAGCTTCTTCGACTTCGTCCGGGTGTAGAACGTCATGGTTCGTACGGTCACGGCCACCCGAAAAGCCACCCGCCCCTCAGAGATGACCTGCGCCAACAGTTCCCGGGTCAGCTTCCGAATCGCCTCATCGATGTCGGCGCGGGCGGTGAGGTCGGTCGGGAAGGTCTCGACCTTGCTGTGCGATCGCGGAATGTACGGTTCGGCGTTCACCTCGATGTCGCCGCCACCACGCGAGAGCAGGTACAGCCAATTGCCGAGGTGGGGTCCGAACTCGGCCACCAGCCGCCCGACATCCTCTGCCGCAAGCTGGGCGACGGTATCGATCCCCAGCTTCTCCAGTTTTGCTGTCGTCTTGGGACCGACGCTCCAGAGGTCGCCGACACCGCGCTCCCCCATGATGGGCATCCAGTTCTGGTTGTCCAGGGTGAAGACGTGCTCGGTTGAGCGTTTGGCGAATCCGGTCGCCATCTTGGCGCGCTGCTTGTTGTCGCTGATGCCGACCGCCGACGACAGCCCGCGCTCATCGAGAATCCGCTGTCGAACGGACTGGGCCAGCTCGGTGATGTCAAGACCGGTCTCCGACGCCGGAACGCCCAGGAACGCCTCGTCCCAACCGATCACCTCGACGGGATACCCGAAGTCTCGAAGCGTCTGCATCACTTCGGCCGATGCCTTGTCGTACGACGTGTGGTCCAGGGGCAGATAGATCGCCTCGGGCATCTTGCGATATGCCGACCGCAACGGCATACCGGCCCGTACCCCCTGATCACGGGCCTCGTACGACGCGCACGTGACAACCTTGCGCGGTTCGGTCGGGTCACCGGTCCCGCCGACGATGACCGGTGTGCCGATCAGGTCCGGGTTCCGGCGACGCTCCACCGACACCTGGAACTGGTCCAGGTCGATGTGCAGGATCGCGCGGAAGCGCCGGATCGGTGGTGTGGTCATCGTGCCCGACGATATGCGACGACGCCGTCCGCCGCGACGAGTATGTCGCGGTTTGGCCATCTTGCCCGACGCCGCCAACGGAGCCTGCTGACGCCTTTAATCCGTCCCGATTTAATCGGGCCACTATTTCCGCATTGTGAAATAGGTTGTTGATGTCCAGGGGGAACCGCACCGACCAACGGGCCAAGTCCGGTTGGTTCTGCTGTGCAGCAATGTATTTCGTCGCACATACGAAATGGTGCCGGTCTTCGGCCCGAAACGGCGGCCCTTTTCCCGGGCCCGAGTCGATCGCGCCTCGACACCGAACAGATGAAAGGAAAAGCAGTGAGTCACAAACACCCATGGCGGGTCCGCATCGCGGCAGCGCTGGCGCTTCTCGTGGGGGTGACGACTGCCGCCTGCGGCTCCGCCGACGAGGCCACCGTCACCGCCGACGGCAAGACCGAGCTGCGGTACCTCAGCTTCCCCGCCACCGTTCAATTCCCCGAATTGGCAGCCGATCTCGGGTATTTCACCAAGGTCAGCATCAAGGCGGTCGGCGAGACCACCAGCGGCCCGCAGTCGATCCAGGCCGCCGCCACCGGCGACACCGACTTCGGGCACGCGTTCAACGGAGCCATCGTCAAGCTGGCGTCAGCGGGTTCACCGATCACCGCAGTCGTCGATTCCTACGGCGCCGACGAGAAGACATTCAACGGCTTCTATGTCCTGGAGGACTCCCCGATCCGCACCGCGCGGGACCTGATCGGCAAGAAGATCGGGATCAACACGTTGGGGGCGCACTCGGAGTTCGTCATTCGCGAATGGCTTGCCCGTGAGGGACTTTCAAAGGACGAGATCGCGTCGGTCCAGCTGCTGGTGGTGCCGCCGATCAACAACGAGTCCTCGCTGCGCCAAGGTCAGATCGATGTCGGCGCGTTCAACGGCATCTTCCAGCAGCGCGCGCTGGAGAACGGCGGTATTCGAGAGCTGTTCACCGACAGGATCTTCGGAGACTTCAGCTATGGCAGCTACGTGTTCCGTGATGACTTCATCAAGAAGAACCCGGAGGCCGTGAAGGACTTCGTCCAGGGCACCGCCCGTGCGATCCGCTGGACGCAGGTGACTCCACAGGCAGAGGTTGTCGCACGTTTCAAGGACATCATCACCAAGCGTGGTCGCGGCGAGGATCCCGCTCTGGCCGAGTACTGGAAGAGCTCGTCCATCCCCACGCCGGGCGGGGTTATCAAGCCCGAGGAGTTCCAGCTGTGGATCGATTGGCTCGTGCGCAACAACGAGCTCGACAAGGGCAAGCTGACACCGCAGGACATCTTCACCAACGACGACAACCCATACGCCGACGGAACGTACCAGCCGGACTCGGGGCCTGACGGCGCACCGGTGGTGGCAGCGAAATGACGATGCCCAAACTGGAATTGCGCGGGGTGCGCAAGTCGTTCACCGCGCCGGGCAAGGCCGAGTTCGTGGCCATCGACGACATCAGCATCTCTGCCGCCGAAGGAGAGTTCCTCGTTCTGGTCGGCCCCAGCGGCAGCGGGAAGTCCACCTTGCTCGACCTGGTCGGTGGCCTCACCAAGCCCACTGCGGGTGAGATCCTGCTGGACGGAAAGCCCATCACCGGACCGGGACTGGATCGGGGTGTGGTGTTCCAGCAGTACGCGCTGCTGCCATGGCGCACGGCCCGCGCGAACGTGGAGTTCGGCCTCGAAGCGAAGGGCATCTCGCGTCGCCGCCGCAAGGCCATCGCCGATGAGTACCTCGGGCTCGTCGGTCTCGGCAACTTCGGCGACCACTACCCCCACGAGTTGTCGGGTGGCATGAAACAGCGTGTGGCGATTGCGCGCAGCCTCTCGTACGACCCCGAAGTGCTGCTGATGGACGAGCCGTTCGCCGCACTCGATGCCCAGACCCGCGAGGGGTTGCAGGGTGAGCTCCTACGAATCTGGAAGGCCACGGGCAAGACCATCCTGTTCATCACCCACGGCATCGACGAGGCCATCTACCTCGGCAACCGGGTTGCCATCCTCACCGAACGCCCCGGTCGGATCAAGGAGATCCTGCCGATCGACATCGACCGGGATGCCGTCGACGACATCCGTTCATCTGAGCAGTTCCGCGACTACCGGCACCGGATCTGGCTGTCGCTGCGTCCCGAGGTGGCCGGTGCCGCCGCCGAAACGATCGGAGTGGGTAGCCATGTCT is a window from the Williamsia sp. DF01-3 genome containing:
- a CDS encoding triacylglycerol lipase — its product is MRWFRQALVTAVLVGLTTVGLAQSAQAAPLPVQYNFLAGIPAELANPNGSLPGSNDYACKPSAQHPDPVVLVHGTAGSQQTNWISLVPVLKNEGYCVFALTYGELSQQWPLSRIGGLGAKDVSAWELKVFVDNVLAKTGAAQVDIVGHSQGTQIPTYWAKYYGGAGKIDKYVSLAPYWQGSDGDGEGRSELVKMFADRLGLPPAAVPDTECPDCTASPGDGDFAAAIDAPDGPYVAGIDYTNIVTRYDQLVTPYTSGILAGPPGIEVTNIVVQDTCSQDRSDHLSIVSNQRSSAFVLNALDPAHPRPVPCLAVPPYTGA
- a CDS encoding ABC transporter ATP-binding protein translates to MTMPKLELRGVRKSFTAPGKAEFVAIDDISISAAEGEFLVLVGPSGSGKSTLLDLVGGLTKPTAGEILLDGKPITGPGLDRGVVFQQYALLPWRTARANVEFGLEAKGISRRRRKAIADEYLGLVGLGNFGDHYPHELSGGMKQRVAIARSLSYDPEVLLMDEPFAALDAQTREGLQGELLRIWKATGKTILFITHGIDEAIYLGNRVAILTERPGRIKEILPIDIDRDAVDDIRSSEQFRDYRHRIWLSLRPEVAGAAAETIGVGSHV
- a CDS encoding ABC transporter substrate-binding protein; its protein translation is MKGKAVSHKHPWRVRIAAALALLVGVTTAACGSADEATVTADGKTELRYLSFPATVQFPELAADLGYFTKVSIKAVGETTSGPQSIQAAATGDTDFGHAFNGAIVKLASAGSPITAVVDSYGADEKTFNGFYVLEDSPIRTARDLIGKKIGINTLGAHSEFVIREWLAREGLSKDEIASVQLLVVPPINNESSLRQGQIDVGAFNGIFQQRALENGGIRELFTDRIFGDFSYGSYVFRDDFIKKNPEAVKDFVQGTARAIRWTQVTPQAEVVARFKDIITKRGRGEDPALAEYWKSSSIPTPGGVIKPEEFQLWIDWLVRNNELDKGKLTPQDIFTNDDNPYADGTYQPDSGPDGAPVVAAK
- a CDS encoding DNA polymerase IV; the encoded protein is MTTPPIRRFRAILHIDLDQFQVSVERRRNPDLIGTPVIVGGTGDPTEPRKVVTCASYEARDQGVRAGMPLRSAYRKMPEAIYLPLDHTSYDKASAEVMQTLRDFGYPVEVIGWDEAFLGVPASETGLDITELAQSVRQRILDERGLSSAVGISDNKQRAKMATGFAKRSTEHVFTLDNQNWMPIMGERGVGDLWSVGPKTTAKLEKLGIDTVAQLAAEDVGRLVAEFGPHLGNWLYLLSRGGGDIEVNAEPYIPRSHSKVETFPTDLTARADIDEAIRKLTRELLAQVISEGRVAFRVAVTVRTMTFYTRTKSKKLPAPTTDATVIEAAMLEVLHKFELDRPIRLLGVRLDLVMPTEDIPPDP